The region AAGCACCGCATCGCTGCCTGCGTGCGGACGTGCTTCCGATGCTGAAGGGAAACCATGCAAACCCCACGGGGTGCTCAGGGCCAGAGGGAGTTTTGGACGCGAGGACGGTAAAGCAGGGCCAAGACGCGTTGCTTGTTCCCcgaggaaaggaggaaaactgAGCCAGCAAGCCATCCCACACCTGAACTGGGATTTCCCACCccaaaaatggaaggaaaacgGGCGATTTGGGTTAGTTTTGCAACGTAGCTGCCATCGGagcattttctctgctgctgctgagaaggaGAAGTGAAAGGAGGCTGTTATTTCAGTGCCAGAGCGACACCACCGTGTTTGCATGTACTGACGAAGCCGCTGCCTGGCAGAACTAGGTcactggaaaggaaagcaagcaaggGAAGGCTggtggaggggagggcagggcgggcgaggggagggggccggggcagaGCACCCGGTGGGCACGCCACCTCCCCCGCGACACGTCTGCTGGCTCCGGGTTGCTGCTTCACCTGCAACTTTGGCTCTGTGCTGTCTGTCCTCGGTGGCCACATTCTCCACCCAGGACTGCACACGTTTTTCCAGCCCGATAAGCCGTTTCCCATCCCTGCACATCCCCGGGAGCCACGGGCACGGTGCCGGACGAAGCCGCCACAGCGACGGCGCGTGTGAACGATGCATAGAGGTGAACGCATTGGAAAAGAGAAACTGGCACGAGCACCACCTAGAAGTTCTCACCAGCGGTTACAACCCCGGCAAGGTGCTGTGTGAAACCCCGGGAGGTGTTGCGGGTCTCTGCcgtcccctcttccccccaccgcctgccagcaggatgttttttttactggaaagtCTGTTGTTTTGGGTCAGGCCAGGACATGAAAGCAGCCCGCGAGCTGGCCCCGGTGCCGCCCCGTGTCGGGCGAAGGCCGCGCTGCCGGCCACGGCCATCGCCTTCCTGTCTGCACCGCCTTCCTGTCGCCGCTGCCACCGCCACCGGCCCCGCTGTGCCGCCGGCTGCCGCTCAGGAAGGCGAAGGTCTCGCAGCCGGCACGACGGAGAGGGCGTCCATGGCCTCCGGCCGCAGAACCCCTTCTCCTCCCGTTCCTAAGAGAAGGGCTCTGCCTGTCCGCTGGCTTTCGGCCACGGGAGGGTCCGGTTTTGCCGCATCGGTGGTGCCGGCCAGGTCCCAGCCCGGCACAACGAGCGCAGCCACCTTCACCTGCGGCTGAGATGCCGCCCACGCCGACCCGATAAAAAAATCGGCACGAAGAGCCACAGGCAGGGTCATGCTTTCATTTATTCACTTCATATAAAAATCTCTTAAGAATGCATCTGAACACAATATATAATACTATAACATACATTGTGTGAAACTTttggaaacaataaaataacCACCTGGAACAATGCAGTGTTCAACAGACATACAAACCCATTGATCATGCACAACTGTGCTATTTTCATTAACTAGTTAGTCACAAGTTGGACCAAAAGCTTGAAACATATTTTACAAACTGAGATTGACACCGCTCACGATGCCGGACAAGCTTTGTCAGAAGAAGTTTCACAGCACAATTATTACATCAGTTCACATTTTTGTCATATTACATCAGTTCacatttttgtcatattttgtcACATTGGGCTGTTCAGAAATTGGAACGTGACATTTAAAAGCCGGCCCGTTCatggggggggttttttttttttttttttttttgggttcCCCCCCTCTCGGTTTCCAACACTTCCACGTGCTCGCCCGCTGCCCCGGTGTCCGGTTCCCCCCCCGGCTCGCTGTGAAGCCAAACCCCCCCGCGGGCGGCTGCCACCCAAATGCCCTTCCTGGGTTGCGTCTGTCTCTTCAGCTATGTTCAGGTTCTTGGATTTTATGCAATACAAAAggttacaagaaaaaaaggcaactcTTATTCCGAGTTTTCTACACAATTAACGCCGCCGCCGACAGGCGATGTTAATTCATATAAATTAATAACTTACAAAACATTACAGTATATACATTACGTAATAAATACACTGTTATAAACAGTAATGGAGGTGTTAGAGCTCAaggcagtgcaggaggaggacgGTGGACCTAAACCTAGGAAACGTGAACGATAGGCGAGAGAAACACAAATACCCGAGCGTGCAACTTCCACTGAGCCAAGGAGCTGCCAAGGGAGAACACGCATCACACGCCGCCTTATCACGCTTACTTATATATGTACTGCACCGTGCCATGGAAACAAACTACCCTCTATCCTGCGCAcgacaaaaataaaacccctttgaggaaaaaacactGTTATTCCTAGCAAGCGAACAGAGATGGTGCACGATGGCATGAAGTGACTTTAAACGGGTCGCCTGGGGTATTAAGAAGACGATTAAAGGTGCAGTAATGCAAAACAGAGGGTTTCCCTTCTATTTAGCCTGTAAAAGTGATTAACTGCAATAAAGTGACAGGTATTGCccatgaaaaaaggaagactgcTTCTTGTAACAGGAAGAATCAAAAAAGTATCCGTCAATTTTGAAACACTTTGTGTCGCTTTTTATACTAAACTCCATGTACTTAATTAATAGACTCTTGAAAAGACATGAAAGTGTTTACAAAGAAGGCACACAGGTCTGCAGACAGGTGGTCAGGTGGACAGGTTTATATGGAGAGTTATTAATCAGTAGTTTCTATCAGTCTAACTGGTATAAATTCCAAAACTAACAGTATAAAATCTCTCAGTTGTGTGTCATTTACTCTTCAGTCACGACCCAAGCCAGCTCCAGGACAACACGATGCTCTTAGCTGACAAGGCTTAAACCACAAGGTAAATCATCTGTTAATTTCCTGAGCAATCATTCACTACACGATCTTTAACCCTGACTCCAATCTCAAGTAGCTGGGAAGATCTTTCAGCCAATGTTAGACACAGGCCTCAGACCCAGGCTGCAGGCTAGTCCGTCAGACTGCTTGCATGCTCATTAAGTGTCGAAAATCCACTCACACAGGTACAGGACATTATGTGTCGACAGGAGACGTATCTTCTGTCACGATTTCTATGTTCGCCTCCCGCTGTGAATCCTCTTCCCCCGCGTCGGCCACGCACAGCGTCTTTGTATTGCTGAAGTAGCCGATGCTCTCGCTGTCCTTCTCCGGTCCATCCgaatcctcctcctccagcgTCAGTTCAAACTGGAACTTCTCCATCAGGCTCTGACAGTCCCTGCCCCGCTCCTCCAGCGGAGGAGACGGGCTCTGAGGTATCATGCTCTGGTACCAGTTCCTGTTGTCCTCCAGCGTGTCCAGGATGTCCTGGGCATCGGGCTGCACCAGGTCAGCCCACGTCTCCCAGAGCGGGTGGACGATGTAGTCTATGAATCCCACCTGAGAAACACAGGAACAGGCACTCTTAGGAGAAGGGAACGGCTAGGAGCAGATGGGTGTCTAAAATGTTCAAACGCTGTTAATACATCATTTTTACAAGCAAAATACCCAAAGTCCCCAAACCAGCACAATCTACTTGCAGACATAATCATCTGATACCCAAAGCTGCACCTGCAGGGGCGGACTGGCTTGATATCTTGTCCAAAAATGAAACCTCGGATGAAAGTTTAACTAAAAGCAGGAGCCACAGGGAAACTCAGCGACAGAGCTGCCGATCTCATCCCTGGCAGCAGGCGTGATTTTTTAAACATCCCGACTAGCAGCTCAGTCCCTGCGCTGCAGAAGTTGGGGTAAGCCATCACTTTGAAGACAGCGCATCCCACTGACGGATGCCTTTCACCAGCTCTAAGTGCAGAGAGGTGTTTTAGACGATCATTGCCTCTGCCCATAGCATTGAGTTTGCTGTGTCTCGGATAGGATTCCCTGGTGACCGCGGACAAGGCTGCTGCATTTGTGGCAACGCTGGCGTTTCCCCAGGGTATGCATGTGGCTGTGACAACGCCACTGCTCCCAGGGCGAGCAGCCATCCTAACACCGAATGTCACTGCTTTTATGGACTGAAGTTTGACCTTTAGATATATTTTACTACGGTGCGTAGTTTGTACCTATTCTGAACTGTTTCGTGGTCCTGCAACTTTGAAcacttcagcatttttcctCTACTCTGCCAAAGCAGCCACTGTGTTTCTCTGCGGAGCCAGCCCTGGTAgagatttcctttcctttcattttgttttggaaagagtACGGACAGCAGGTCAGCTCATCCCAAGCATTACTCCTCCCGCAAGAAGGCGGACAGACCGCTGTTGCCCGACTCCCATGGAGTGACGTGCCAGCGGTGGAAACAGTGAGGGTTGCGGCTGAGTCCATCAGTCCTTCCGCCGGTTGGCGCGTAAGCTCTGAGCTAAATCATTTTTCAATTGTCTGACTAAGAGGACGTACGTCCAGGATGGAGAAAACTGAATGGCCATAAAGAGGATTGAAATTCTTCCGTCTTGGCAGAATGTGTCACTTTTCTCCTCGCTCCGCTGGACAACATTTCAGTGCAGCAGGAAAATGGCTCTCAGAGGGGCCAGACTCAACGTGCAGATGTTTGCTTTGGAAATCACACATGCCTCCTTCAGACACAACAGGATGTCAATAGAACCATTAACATTCAATTGTAACATACTGTTGAGGCAGCTTAAACAAAAAGGTGATGAAAATTTCCTGCAGCACATGTTCCGGAGCacttttaaagtggaaaaaaaagttctgcatGGTTAGCCGATGGCTTCACTGCCACCCAAAACGCTCAAGGGCTACACAGCACCAATGGCTAGAGATCGGTCACTTCCTAACAAGGTCATCTTTCATGGAACAGCTGGCCAGATGGCTGAGCACTgatcttaaaatactttgatgTAGAGAGGTAACATTGAGAGCACTGAAATACTTGCATACTATTTTCCAATCAATTCCTTGTTTCGCTCCAGAACGGACATgccccttccctttctccttcgCTACTAGTTGGGATTTCAATGGCAGCCATTCCATTCAATTCCTGTTCTTTTCGCATagcaaaaataccatttttgaACCTCTGTGAAGTGCatatgtgaaacaaaaaaaaaaataattggagcTCACATGTGGAGCACATGGGCATTTTCTGGCCAAGCCTGGCCAAAGGATTCACTTCTTGTTAGGTTAACAAATAAGACAGATTTTTCCAACAAAATCACCATGCGGTTGAGTGAATAATTTTGAAACCACTTGGCTTAGCCCAAGAGgacatttggaaataattatCATCAATTTTGTTACTTATTCAAGCTGAAAAACCTCGATGATGACTTGCTCGagtcatttcaaaacaacaaCCAAGACACCATTATATGAAGATTGGAATATGTTTAGGCAAACATAAATTACCAGCTTCATTACAGACTAACTGGGTGAAATTTTACAGCCTGCACTACACAGGTCAGAACAAAATCTGACCTTGAAACTGTTTAATCTATGAATCTAGGGATGAACCAgttaatctcaaaaaaaaaaaagagatatctCCAGCTCCTTTTAAGGTTTGTATtgacataaataaatatttctttgactTCATCTGGCACACAGCAGCTCCATCAGACCTCTAACTTAACTAGCCAGATCATGCACTGGAAAACTGTTCCGCACGAGGCTGAGTAACAACTGACATCCAGACTTTTCCAGTGTCCTGAAGCAGATCTCAGCTGGGAGAAGCTCCTAATCCTGCAGCACAatgcggggggcggggggcatTGCTATAAATGTCTAACATGGGGTGCAATGTCAGTAGGTTTAGGAGGTGCTAATTAAGGAGCCTGGAGGGTGCGAAGGCAGAAGAGACctggcagaaggaaggggagatCAGAATTGCACTTTTCAAGCCtgggaagcaaaaggaaaccaaCTCACTCTGGAAACTGGGACACAAACACAGCAAGATGAACACGCATTTGGAAACGAGGAGATGCCGAGGGGTACATAAAGGAGTCTGAGCAGCCTCGCCACTCTATATGAGCTTCAGGCGCAGCTGGATGTCAGGGTCAATCAGAACCAACCCTCTGAACGGCTGGCTGTTTGCCTAATTGTGCTAGAGAAAGCAGATGAATTTtgtctctgctttaaaaatacaagcttAGGCAGTACAAAAATGCAGCTTATGGCCAATTACCTGTGATTTTTCCACTGACGCTGTGTGTTTGTCGCACATTGGACTGATTTCCATTCCTCTTTCTCGCTCTTTGTCTCCCTGCTGGAAGAACTCCTCCATGATCCTGTCCGTCCACTGCCGGTACAGCTCCAGAGACTTTGTGGGATTACTCAAGTCCGCACAATGTACCATATTTCGGAGAACCTGCAATTACATTAATCAGAAAACTCATAAAATCACATGGAAAAAGAGGACGGTTGCAAGCTGTATCTGCTTGCTTAATTCAGAACATTTAACCACAAGACTCTTCGATTATGCAACAGcctataaaaatattaacatctcTGTATATGAGCCTAGCTGCTATGGTCCACTTCAGAAGTAAAACGTACTATACGTTTTTCAGAAAACTCGCTGTTTACACGGGGTGCAGTTGTGGCAATGTTAATTACATCATGCAGGTTTGTTTTTGAATGCAGGTGCTTCCCACCATTCAAAATTTACTTCCATGCTCTCAGATGGTTAAATGCTCCTACTTTATTAAATGAGTAATATCccttccacacacacaaaaaatgtgcCTGACTAACTGTGGCCGCAAGGATTTAGACAGCAACAGAGTGACCTGTTTTAACACCAGCagtcttaaataaaaatgcacgAGAGTTTTCCCATGAGTCTGTTCTTAAGAAATTGGCCATCAAAGTGGAGAGAAGATCAGGATGTATCTTGTCCTACTGACTACGTAACCCTGTTCCAGTACTGCTTTGTCATTTCTGTGAATCAAGGATTAGATTATATAGGGAACAGATTGTACAGCACTAATTTCAGCTCAGTGAGAGAGTTCTTTAGGTATGGAGTTACAAATTCTTGTAATCTTGCAATGCTATAGCAACCTCACTATACTTTTTTAACAGGAGAAACAAATGGGAGAAAGCAGCAAGGAAATTCAGGAGCCCTCAAAAACTCAGCCTTATAGATTACCTTCAGAGGAACGTGCAAGTTTGCAGCTCCATGCCCTAAGTGTTAAAAACATAATCCCCTTTACCTAAAAGATATGGGACCACCTTGTACCTCTTTGTGGTGCAGAACGGAAGAAAATGATTGCTGAAAATTTAGGTCAGTAGCTTCTATATACGGTCCATTTAAAAGCCACAGCAAAAGCAGGAGCACAGTTTCTTCAATCCTGAACAAAATCTACAAAATCCAGGAAACGTGGCTGACGTACCTGTATTCTGTCTGTGTAGTTGTCCAGAAGGAGGACTCCTGAACTGGTCACTTTCTTAGTTTCCACCATAGTCTTCAGATCAGCTAACAGACTCATATGCTTGGACATATCTGTCGCCAATAcctttacagaaatgaaaacaggatcTCAGTACGGGCAACCATACcagttttttctttaggaagagCAGCAGTGTGTGCACAGTCCATACCATGTCGATCACCATCTTCCTGAGCGTCTGACGCTGTTTCTTGGTCAGGTTCTGGAAGATGTCACAGTGCTCCTCTTGAAGTAGTTTGAAACCCACAGCAAGATGGTGGTTCTCCAAGACGGATTCGTCATTGTACATCAGGGCTAGTTCAGAATCTAGCAAAGCGACACAAATATGTGACTCCAGCATGTGAAATGTGTGATTTCAAACAGCGAACGCTTGCCCTGCATACTGCAATGTTTATCTGTATGCAATAAATTgggaaaggttttctttttttgcttcatgTGTGCCAAGACCATGCGGTTTTCTAATCTGAGCACATATGTGTATAATATAAACAGCCCTTTGCTCGGTTCTAACGAACAAAATAGCACTCGGTTGACTTAGTTACCAGCTTCAGAATCACTGACAACAGAAAGCATGAATTCTGCAAACACACTGTCCAAAAAAGAACAATAGCCATATTTTGGAATCAAGATACATGCTTAGCCTGTTGCAGAACACAGTATGAACCACAAAATTTGGCTTTATCATTGTCAATAGCAATAGCATTATTTATCTTATATTAATGATAACATTTGCACTCAGGACTGGAAGAATTATTATGCGTTAGCAAGTAGTAATATTCACAAGATTCAAGGGCGCTTTGCAAATTGTACTACAATAGCTTCCTTTGTTaggaatttcattttaattactgctttatttcaaaatgtctaACTAGTTTACTGcacaatattttcagaaagcgATGCAGTCCGAAAGTCCTAATTTGTGACCTTGTTataatggaaaatgcatttccattAGTTTCCAAGTTTTCAGATGAAGTTATTATTGTACTTGAAACAGAACTCACTTGTATTAATAAGAAATTGATTGGAGACACCGGGGTGATCCACATCGTGAATTGCAGCTGCAAAAATTGCAGCAAGGATTTCCAAATCAGTGAAGACGGcctaggaaggaaaagagaaacttgTCAGAAAAGTCCTTGTGCTTTATCTCTCAACAGTCTGGGAGGctgctttagagaaaaaaaataaaagtgctttatCAATTAGTTTTCTGAGGACAAGACATTTATTCAGAAGAAAGGTCTACAAGCAGCATGTGCTCTTTATGATGGAACAGAGATTAcagggaaagctgctgctgaggtttCTTAATGGTGATTTCCCTGGCAGTAAACTGAGCCCTCCAAAGAGCCGGCACCACGCTGCTTTTTGCAAGTCTG is a window of Balearica regulorum gibbericeps isolate bBalReg1 chromosome 8, bBalReg1.pri, whole genome shotgun sequence DNA encoding:
- the PDE4B gene encoding 3',5'-cyclic-AMP phosphodiesterase 4B isoform X6, whose product is MPEANYLLSVSWGYIKFKRMLNRELTHLSEMSRSGNQVSEYISNTFLDKQNDVEIPSPTQKDREKKKKQQLMTQISGVKKLMHSSSLNNTSISRFGVKTEKEDHLAKELEDLNKWGLNIFNVARYSHNRPLTCIMYAIFQERDLLKTFKISSDTFVTYMMTLEDHYHSDVAYHNSLHAADVAQSTHVLLSTPALDAVFTDLEILAAIFAAAIHDVDHPGVSNQFLINTNSELALMYNDESVLENHHLAVGFKLLQEEHCDIFQNLTKKQRQTLRKMVIDMVLATDMSKHMSLLADLKTMVETKKVTSSGVLLLDNYTDRIQVLRNMVHCADLSNPTKSLELYRQWTDRIMEEFFQQGDKERERGMEISPMCDKHTASVEKSQVGFIDYIVHPLWETWADLVQPDAQDILDTLEDNRNWYQSMIPQSPSPPLEERGRDCQSLMEKFQFELTLEEEDSDGPEKDSESIGYFSNTKTLCVADAGEEDSQREANIEIVTEDTSPVDT
- the PDE4B gene encoding 3',5'-cyclic-AMP phosphodiesterase 4B isoform X4 — its product is MLVSTILVSSLEEPYQKLAMETLEELDWCLDQLETIQTYRSVSEMASNKFKRMLNRELTHLSEMSRSGNQVSEYISNTFLDKQNDVEIPSPTQKDREKKKKQQLMTQISGVKKLMHSSSLNNTSISRFGVKTEKEDHLAKELEDLNKWGLNIFNVARYSHNRPLTCIMYAIFQERDLLKTFKISSDTFVTYMMTLEDHYHSDVAYHNSLHAADVAQSTHVLLSTPALDAVFTDLEILAAIFAAAIHDVDHPGVSNQFLINTNSELALMYNDESVLENHHLAVGFKLLQEEHCDIFQNLTKKQRQTLRKMVIDMVLATDMSKHMSLLADLKTMVETKKVTSSGVLLLDNYTDRIQVLRNMVHCADLSNPTKSLELYRQWTDRIMEEFFQQGDKERERGMEISPMCDKHTASVEKSQVGFIDYIVHPLWETWADLVQPDAQDILDTLEDNRNWYQSMIPQSPSPPLEERGRDCQSLMEKFQFELTLEEEDSDGPEKDSESIGYFSNTKTLCVADAGEEDSQREANIEIVTEDTSPVDT
- the PDE4B gene encoding 3',5'-cyclic-AMP phosphodiesterase 4B isoform X5, with product METLEELDWCLDQLETIQTYRSVSEMASNKFKRMLNRELTHLSEMSRSGNQVSEYISNTFLDKQNDVEIPSPTQKDREKKKKQQLMTQISGVKKLMHSSSLNNTSISRFGVKTEKEDHLAKELEDLNKWGLNIFNVARYSHNRPLTCIMYAIFQERDLLKTFKISSDTFVTYMMTLEDHYHSDVAYHNSLHAADVAQSTHVLLSTPALDAVFTDLEILAAIFAAAIHDVDHPGVSNQFLINTNSELALMYNDESVLENHHLAVGFKLLQEEHCDIFQNLTKKQRQTLRKMVIDMVLATDMSKHMSLLADLKTMVETKKVTSSGVLLLDNYTDRIQVLRNMVHCADLSNPTKSLELYRQWTDRIMEEFFQQGDKERERGMEISPMCDKHTASVEKSQVGFIDYIVHPLWETWADLVQPDAQDILDTLEDNRNWYQSMIPQSPSPPLEERGRDCQSLMEKFQFELTLEEEDSDGPEKDSESIGYFSNTKTLCVADAGEEDSQREANIEIVTEDTSPVDT